The following are from one region of the Coffea eugenioides isolate CCC68of chromosome 2, Ceug_1.0, whole genome shotgun sequence genome:
- the LOC113762076 gene encoding RNA-binding protein 2-like — protein MTLLPFSVFGCGKKRARMMIAMIVVLKFYLLDDPSSLSFSSFYARGDGRGETRVIVDTDPIGASYDFYLQCSKMSPHIGGTSARSVDGGFKDHHVDLSVTGSNPAQLSFMGSNPAQLSVMGSNPARRKDSQSMTLQGGIPTNSVPSDASRTLFVLGLPSDCRRREVAHLFRCFEGYQELRLIRKEPKYHGGDPSVLCFVDFVSPAHAAVVKDALQGYKFDELDPLSVRLILQFARHPAARLAGGYR, from the exons ATGACTCTGTTGCCCTTTTCTGTTTTTGGGTGTGGAAAGAAAAGGGCAAGAATGATGATAGCTATGATAGTGGTtctcaaattttatttgttAG ATGACCCTAGCAGCCTTAGTTTCTCAAGTTTTTATGCTCGTGGGGATGGAAGAGGAGAAACCCGTGTAATTGTAGACACTGACCCCATTGGAGCATCCTACGATTTTTACCTCCAGTGCTCG AAAATGTCGCCTCATATTGGGGGAACATCTGCCCGGTCTGTGGATGGCGGATTTAAAGATCATCATGTTGATCTCAGTGTTACGGGATCCAATCCAGCTCAACTCAGTTTTATGGGATCCAATCCAGCTCAACTCAGTGTTATGGGATCCAATCCAGCAAGAAGAAAGGATAGCCAAAGCATGACTTTGCAGGGTGGAATACCAACAAATTCTGTTCCATCTGATGCTTCCAGGACATTGTTTGTGCTGGGTTTGCCTTCAGACTGTAGACGGCGGGAAGTTGCTC ATCTGTTTCGCTGCTTTGAAGGCTATCAAGAATTGAGACTTATAAGGAAAGAGCCAAAATAT CATGGTGGTGATCCATCAGTACTTTGTTTTGTGGATTTTGTTAGTCCCGCTCATGCAGCTGTTGTTAAGGATGCTTTGCAAG GTTACAAATTTGATGAGCTTGATCCTCTTTCTGTCCGTTTGATATTGCAATTTGCTCGTCACCCGGCTGCAAGGTTGGCTGGTGGGTACCGTTGA
- the LOC113762231 gene encoding protein yippee-like At4g27745: MGELVGPRLYSCYKCKNHVSLHDDIISKEFQGRNGRAFLFSHVMNIVLGVKEDRQLMTGLHTVADIHCGDCHELLGWKYERAYDSTQKYKEGKFILEKSKIVKENW; encoded by the exons ATGGGTGAATTGGTTGGACCTCGCCTGTATAGCTGCTATAAATGCAAGAATCATGTTTCGCTTCATGATGATATAATTTCCAAGGAGTTTCAG GGAAGAAATGGGCGAGCCTTTTTGTTCTCTCATGTGATGAACATTGTTTTGGGAGTTAAAGAAGACAGACAGCTCATGACTGGTCTACACACAGTTGCCGACATACATTGTGGTGATTGTCATGAGCTATTAGGGTGGAAGTATGAGCGAGCTTACGACTCAACACAGAAGTACAAGGAGGGAAAGTTCATTCTGGAGAAGTCTAAAATTGTAAAAGAGAATTGGTAG
- the LOC113763522 gene encoding pentatricopeptide repeat-containing protein At1g71490-like produces MRFNCLRICLRETCTPGLLFLTYIYLHDDGFSEEAFPLFEDLLLEGVELEFFVFLLSSVVEDLHWLCWREIGRPAAWGCYKEWLRVKYLCCKFIDSMYGRRRSLGDAKKVFNLMKERDCVSWNSVVMACTVNGEVHEALEFLYRM; encoded by the coding sequence ATGCGGTTCAACTGTTTGAGAATATGCCTCAGAGAAACTTGCACTCCTGGATTGCTATTCTTGACCTATATCTATCTACATGATGATGGCTTCTCTGAGGAAGCATTTCCATTGTTTGAGGATTTGCTGCTGGAGGGTGTTGAGTTAGAGTTCTTTGTGTTTCTACTTTCTAGTGTTGTTGAGGATTTGCACTGGTTATGCTGGCGTGAGATTGGGAGGCCAGCTGCATGGGGTTGTTATAAAGAATGGCTTCGCGTCAAATATTTATGTTGCAAATTCATTGATAGTATGTATGGAAGACGTCGAAGCTTGGGTGATGCAAAGAAGGTGTTTAATCTCATGAAAGAGAGGGATTGCGTTTCTTGGAATTCTGTTGTTATGGCATGTACCGTCAATGGAGAGGTGCATGAAGCATTGGAGTTTTTGTATAGAATGTAA
- the LOC113762232 gene encoding dof zinc finger protein DOF4.6-like isoform X1 — MDTTQWPQGIGLAKPIETPKPAAALEKKPRPQKEQALNCPRCNSTNTKFCYYNNYSLTQPRYFCKTCRRYWTEGGTLRNVPVGGGSRKNKRSSSSTTSVSSLPPASSSENKKLPDLSHLTSTAPGFSQNPKTPEGQDLNLTYPPVRNYSASLSGLMQLPNFNENKNLDPHLGNISSSISHVPAAGLEFLKSTSGISTGGFSSLLSMPLSDSNAIYSSSQQLPMQEFKPKLSFSLDGFDNNGTDYGSLHGVQVAENNNSSRLFLPYEELKPLSSVTCDQYNEHQQNRGQEGESAPNGYWSGMLGGDSW, encoded by the coding sequence GGCATAGGACTGGCGAAACCAATTGAAACGCCGAAGCCAGCTGCAGCCCTAGAAAAGAAGCCAAGACCGCAAAAAGAGCAAGCTTTGAACTGTCCGAGATGCAATTCTACCAACACCAAGTTTTGTTACTACAACAATTATAGTCTCACTCAGCCAAGATACTTCTGCAAGACTTGTCGGAGGTACTGGACCGAAGGGGGCACTTTACGAAATGTGCCAGTTGGAGGAGGATCCAGGAAAAACAAAAGATCATCATCCAGTACTACTTCAGTTTCGTCATTACCACCAGCTTCATCATCAGAAAATAAGAAGCTTCCGGATCTGAGTCATCTTACCAGTACCGCACCTGGTTTTTCTCAAAACCCTAAGACTCCTGAGGGCCAAGACCTAAATCTAACTTATCCCCCCGTACGAAACTACAGTGCCAGTTTATCCGGCCTCATGCAGTTGCCTAATTTTAACGAAAACAAAAACCTTGATCCCCATCTCGGTAATATTTCATCATCCATATCCCATGTGCCTGCAGCAGGCCTAGAGTTTCTGAAGAGTACTAGCGGAATATCTACAGGGGGTTTCAGCTCTTTACTGTCGATGCCTCTTTCTGATTCTAACGCAATCTACTCATCTTCTCAACAACTCCCTATGCAAGAATTTAAGCCAAAGCTCAGTTTTTCTCTGGATGGTTTTGACAACAACGGCACTGATTATGGAAGTCTACATGGGGTTCAAGTTGCAGAAAATAATAATAGCTCAAGACTCTTTCTTCCTTACGAGGAATTGAAGCCACTCTCCTCGGTGACTTGCGACCAGTATAACGAGCATCAGCAGAATAGAGGGCAGGAGGGAGAATCTGCTCCTAATGGATACTGGAGCGGGATGTTAGGTGGAGACTCGTGGTAA
- the LOC113762232 gene encoding dof zinc finger protein DOF4.6-like isoform X2 encodes MGIGLAKPIETPKPAAALEKKPRPQKEQALNCPRCNSTNTKFCYYNNYSLTQPRYFCKTCRRYWTEGGTLRNVPVGGGSRKNKRSSSSTTSVSSLPPASSSENKKLPDLSHLTSTAPGFSQNPKTPEGQDLNLTYPPVRNYSASLSGLMQLPNFNENKNLDPHLGNISSSISHVPAAGLEFLKSTSGISTGGFSSLLSMPLSDSNAIYSSSQQLPMQEFKPKLSFSLDGFDNNGTDYGSLHGVQVAENNNSSRLFLPYEELKPLSSVTCDQYNEHQQNRGQEGESAPNGYWSGMLGGDSW; translated from the coding sequence GGCATAGGACTGGCGAAACCAATTGAAACGCCGAAGCCAGCTGCAGCCCTAGAAAAGAAGCCAAGACCGCAAAAAGAGCAAGCTTTGAACTGTCCGAGATGCAATTCTACCAACACCAAGTTTTGTTACTACAACAATTATAGTCTCACTCAGCCAAGATACTTCTGCAAGACTTGTCGGAGGTACTGGACCGAAGGGGGCACTTTACGAAATGTGCCAGTTGGAGGAGGATCCAGGAAAAACAAAAGATCATCATCCAGTACTACTTCAGTTTCGTCATTACCACCAGCTTCATCATCAGAAAATAAGAAGCTTCCGGATCTGAGTCATCTTACCAGTACCGCACCTGGTTTTTCTCAAAACCCTAAGACTCCTGAGGGCCAAGACCTAAATCTAACTTATCCCCCCGTACGAAACTACAGTGCCAGTTTATCCGGCCTCATGCAGTTGCCTAATTTTAACGAAAACAAAAACCTTGATCCCCATCTCGGTAATATTTCATCATCCATATCCCATGTGCCTGCAGCAGGCCTAGAGTTTCTGAAGAGTACTAGCGGAATATCTACAGGGGGTTTCAGCTCTTTACTGTCGATGCCTCTTTCTGATTCTAACGCAATCTACTCATCTTCTCAACAACTCCCTATGCAAGAATTTAAGCCAAAGCTCAGTTTTTCTCTGGATGGTTTTGACAACAACGGCACTGATTATGGAAGTCTACATGGGGTTCAAGTTGCAGAAAATAATAATAGCTCAAGACTCTTTCTTCCTTACGAGGAATTGAAGCCACTCTCCTCGGTGACTTGCGACCAGTATAACGAGCATCAGCAGAATAGAGGGCAGGAGGGAGAATCTGCTCCTAATGGATACTGGAGCGGGATGTTAGGTGGAGACTCGTGGTAA